The following coding sequences lie in one Hydrogenophaga sp. PBL-H3 genomic window:
- a CDS encoding DUF1178 family protein, translating into MKVLDLQCAHQHEFEGWFGSEDDFVSQLGRGLVTCPLCGDAHIQKKLSAPRLNLRVGRGDAEATATPTPASAAVAMTNQGMNPDLAALQARMLRALREVVANTEDVGERFAHEARAMHHGEVEHRNIRGQASPEEALAMMEEGIEVIALPTLPAIKETLQ; encoded by the coding sequence ATGAAGGTTCTCGACCTGCAATGTGCCCACCAGCATGAATTCGAAGGCTGGTTCGGCTCCGAAGACGATTTCGTGAGCCAGCTCGGCCGTGGCCTGGTCACGTGTCCGTTGTGTGGTGATGCACACATCCAGAAGAAGCTCTCGGCCCCCCGACTGAACCTGCGTGTCGGGCGTGGTGACGCCGAAGCCACGGCAACACCCACCCCCGCCAGTGCGGCAGTGGCCATGACCAACCAAGGCATGAACCCCGATCTGGCTGCTTTGCAGGCCCGCATGCTGCGCGCCCTGCGTGAGGTGGTGGCCAACACCGAAGACGTGGGCGAACGCTTTGCACATGAGGCGCGCGCCATGCACCACGGTGAAGTGGAGCACCGCAACATCCGTGGCCAGGCCAGTCCCGAGGAGGCGCTGGCCATGATGGAAGAGGGCATCGAGGTGATTGCCTTGCCCACGCTGCCGGCGATCAAGGAAACCTTGCAGTAG
- a CDS encoding M48 family metallopeptidase, which translates to MSEAPRLVSTWFDGHSPRAQVCELRIEGDELVLTVDGGERRYRVRQVRWAERRSHGQRQSELPDGGLIQHAEAGEWDAWRQASGQRDGAVVGWMQSWRATLVAMVATALFLGAAWTWGVPWLSQALAHQIPQSLEARLGEQGMQQLERLFLQPSALPVHRQEALRARFKSAVERAHPQGDAPAWRLAFHRSKVLGANAFALPGSHIVITDDLVNLLADRPEAIVGVLAHELGHVQHRDGLDLMVRASLVSALVGVVLGDASGFLATVPATLATQAYSRDAERAADAFAARLLDQSGVSPSVMVVFFERIQQLEKTADPDDDGEQGSPLPIAISSHPDHEERIRFFRDWRPG; encoded by the coding sequence ATGAGTGAAGCGCCCCGGCTGGTCAGCACCTGGTTTGACGGCCACAGCCCGCGCGCGCAGGTCTGCGAGCTGCGCATCGAGGGTGATGAACTTGTGCTCACGGTGGATGGCGGGGAACGCCGCTATCGGGTGCGGCAGGTGCGTTGGGCAGAACGCCGTTCGCACGGTCAGCGCCAGAGCGAGCTGCCCGACGGCGGCCTGATCCAGCACGCCGAGGCCGGTGAGTGGGACGCCTGGCGGCAGGCCAGCGGCCAGCGCGACGGCGCGGTGGTGGGCTGGATGCAGAGCTGGCGCGCCACGCTGGTGGCCATGGTGGCCACCGCGCTGTTTCTGGGGGCGGCCTGGACCTGGGGCGTACCCTGGCTGAGCCAGGCCTTGGCGCACCAGATACCACAGTCGCTGGAGGCCCGCCTGGGTGAACAGGGCATGCAGCAGCTGGAGCGCCTGTTCCTGCAGCCCAGCGCACTACCGGTGCATCGGCAGGAAGCGCTGCGTGCCCGGTTCAAGTCGGCCGTGGAACGCGCCCATCCGCAGGGCGATGCACCAGCCTGGCGGCTTGCCTTTCACCGGTCCAAGGTCCTGGGTGCCAACGCGTTTGCATTGCCGGGTAGTCACATCGTGATCACGGACGATCTGGTGAACCTGCTGGCCGACCGGCCGGAGGCCATCGTGGGCGTGCTGGCGCACGAGCTCGGTCATGTGCAGCACCGTGACGGGCTCGACCTGATGGTGCGCGCGAGCCTGGTCAGTGCGCTGGTGGGCGTGGTGCTGGGCGATGCCAGCGGCTTCCTGGCCACGGTGCCCGCCACCCTGGCCACACAAGCCTATTCCCGAGATGCCGAGCGCGCCGCCGACGCTTTTGCCGCGCGATTGCTCGACCAGAGCGGTGTGTCCCCATCGGTCATGGTCGTGTTCTTCGAGCGCATCCAGCAACTGGAAAAGACTGCAGACCCGGACGATGACGGCGAGCAAGGCAGCCCGCTTCCGATCGCCATTTCCAGCCACCCCGACCACGAGGAGCGCATCCGCTTCTTTCGCGACTGGCGGCCCGGCTGA
- a CDS encoding lipocalin-like domain-containing protein, with product MKLALNCLRRNLLIASAGALAFPHAQAQAPHRPGNALQPRPLVFPRDHGTHNDTRTEWWYLTGHAQDEKGRGFGFQVTFFRSRVDGTQALQSRLAARHLLFAHAAITDVQGGKLLHDQRIARWNGEPSAQPERGVFASEADTRVVLRDWHITRTPDGRYSTRIDGDALSIDLVARPLQAWLLQGDEGFSRKGPDASQASFYVSQPHLAVQGTLGIHGQRFDVRGTAWLDHEWSEALLHPEAVGWDWIGMNLFDGHSLTAFQLRRADGSKVWAGGSFRAAGSAQSPTDIYRFRPGEVDFKPQRFWTSPLTRAKYPVEWLIRTPADFYTVKAVIDPQELDSRQGTGTVYWEGLSDLFESNGRRVGRGYLEMTGYAQRLVL from the coding sequence ATGAAACTCGCATTGAATTGCCTGCGCCGCAACCTCTTGATCGCATCGGCGGGCGCCCTCGCCTTCCCGCACGCTCAAGCACAAGCCCCTCACCGTCCTGGCAACGCACTGCAACCCCGCCCGCTGGTGTTCCCGCGCGACCACGGCACGCACAACGACACCCGCACCGAGTGGTGGTACCTCACCGGCCATGCCCAGGACGAGAAGGGCCGCGGGTTCGGCTTCCAGGTCACGTTCTTCCGCAGCCGCGTGGACGGCACACAGGCCCTGCAAAGCCGACTGGCGGCCCGACACCTGCTGTTTGCCCACGCCGCCATCACCGACGTGCAAGGCGGCAAGCTCCTGCACGACCAGCGCATCGCGCGCTGGAACGGCGAGCCCTCCGCTCAGCCCGAGCGCGGTGTCTTCGCCAGCGAAGCCGACACCCGCGTGGTGCTGCGCGACTGGCACATCACCCGCACACCGGACGGCCGCTACAGCACCCGCATCGATGGCGACGCGCTGAGCATCGACCTCGTCGCACGTCCGCTGCAGGCCTGGTTGTTGCAGGGGGACGAAGGTTTTTCGCGCAAGGGGCCCGATGCGTCACAGGCGAGCTTCTACGTGTCGCAGCCCCACCTGGCGGTGCAAGGAACGCTGGGTATCCACGGTCAACGCTTCGACGTGCGTGGCACGGCCTGGCTCGACCACGAATGGAGCGAAGCGCTGCTGCACCCCGAGGCCGTGGGCTGGGACTGGATCGGCATGAACCTGTTTGATGGCCACAGCCTGACCGCGTTTCAGCTGCGCCGCGCGGACGGCAGCAAGGTCTGGGCGGGTGGTTCGTTTCGCGCGGCGGGCAGCGCTCAGAGTCCCACCGACATCTACCGCTTCCGGCCAGGCGAGGTCGACTTCAAACCGCAACGGTTCTGGACCAGCCCGCTCACCCGGGCGAAGTACCCGGTGGAATGGCTGATCCGCACACCGGCCGATTTCTACACGGTCAAGGCGGTGATCGACCCGCAGGAACTCGACAGCCGCCAGGGCACCGGCACGGTGTACTGGGAGGGTCTGTCAGACCTGTTCGAGAGCAACGGCCGCCGCGTGGGGCGCGGCTATCTGGAGATGACGGGTTACGCGCAGCGGCTGGTGTTGTAG
- a CDS encoding ABC transporter transmembrane domain-containing protein: protein MSTPSPSDRPKGTTPTSLSGLLPFLRPYRIQIGLAILFLVLAAAATLAFPLALRFLIDSGLAPAGRGEQALALRGHFAALFGVAVALGFFSAMRFYLVSWLGERVTADLRNAVYSHVLRQSPQFFETTQTGEVLSRLTTDTTLVQTVVGSSLSMGLRNAVMGIGALVMLVWTNPYVMLQVLLIIVLVVLPSMWFGRRVRKLSRASQDRVADSSAIAAEVLNAIPVVQSYTAEDREAARFNASTQFAFETAIRRTRARSVLVAFIIISTAGLLLWGLYQGTQAVLAGTITPGHLGQTVLYIIILAGAVAVLGEVYGDLLRAAGASERLMELLASASPVQSPAQPQQAPTPQGGSALVFDDLTFHYPSRPAQAALAGFSLAVAPGQTVALVGPSGAGKTTVFGLLLRYYDPALGTIRLDGVPIHQMSLHDLRNRVGIVPQDPVIFSSSAMENIRYGKPGASDAEVRAAAAAAFADEFIDQLPEGYNTFLGERGVRLSGGQRQRIAIARAMLKNPPLLLLDEATSALDAQSERMVQAALESAMKDRTTLVIAHRLATVQQADRIVVLDHGRLVEQGTHTELVAQGGVYAGLAALQFQV, encoded by the coding sequence ATGAGCACGCCCTCCCCCTCCGACCGCCCCAAGGGCACCACCCCCACATCGCTCAGCGGCCTGCTGCCGTTCCTGCGGCCCTACCGCATCCAAATCGGTCTGGCGATCCTGTTTCTGGTGCTGGCCGCCGCGGCCACGCTGGCGTTTCCGCTCGCCTTGCGCTTCCTCATCGACAGCGGCCTGGCGCCAGCCGGGCGCGGTGAGCAGGCGCTGGCGCTGCGAGGCCATTTCGCGGCCTTGTTCGGCGTGGCGGTGGCACTTGGCTTCTTCTCCGCGATGCGCTTCTACCTGGTGAGCTGGCTCGGTGAACGCGTCACGGCCGATCTGCGCAACGCGGTCTACAGCCACGTGCTGCGCCAGAGCCCGCAGTTCTTCGAGACCACGCAGACCGGCGAGGTGCTCTCGCGGCTGACCACCGACACCACGCTGGTGCAGACGGTGGTGGGCTCGTCGCTTTCCATGGGCCTGCGCAACGCCGTCATGGGCATCGGTGCACTGGTCATGCTGGTGTGGACCAACCCCTATGTGATGCTGCAGGTGCTGCTGATCATCGTGCTCGTGGTGCTGCCCAGCATGTGGTTCGGGCGGCGCGTGCGCAAGCTCTCGCGCGCCAGCCAGGACCGTGTGGCCGACTCCAGCGCCATCGCAGCCGAAGTGCTCAACGCCATCCCGGTGGTTCAGAGCTACACCGCCGAAGACCGCGAAGCGGCGCGCTTCAATGCGTCCACGCAGTTCGCCTTCGAGACCGCGATCCGGCGCACGCGCGCCCGCTCGGTGCTGGTGGCCTTCATCATCATCAGCACGGCGGGTCTGCTGCTGTGGGGGCTGTACCAAGGCACACAGGCGGTGCTGGCCGGCACCATCACGCCGGGCCACTTGGGGCAGACGGTGCTCTACATCATCATCCTGGCCGGCGCGGTGGCGGTGCTTGGCGAGGTGTACGGCGACCTGCTGCGCGCCGCTGGCGCCAGCGAGCGCCTGATGGAGCTGCTGGCCAGCGCCTCGCCCGTGCAGTCTCCCGCGCAACCGCAGCAGGCGCCCACGCCCCAGGGCGGCAGCGCGCTGGTGTTCGATGACCTCACCTTCCACTACCCCTCGCGCCCGGCTCAGGCCGCGCTCGCAGGCTTCAGCCTGGCGGTGGCGCCCGGGCAGACGGTGGCGCTGGTGGGCCCCAGTGGAGCGGGCAAAACCACGGTCTTTGGCCTGCTGCTGCGTTACTACGATCCGGCACTCGGCACGATCCGGCTGGACGGTGTGCCCATTCACCAGATGAGCCTGCACGATCTGCGCAACCGCGTGGGCATCGTGCCTCAGGACCCGGTGATCTTCTCCAGCAGCGCAATGGAAAACATCCGCTATGGCAAACCCGGCGCGAGCGACGCCGAGGTGCGTGCCGCCGCAGCGGCGGCCTTTGCCGACGAGTTCATCGACCAGTTGCCCGAGGGCTACAACACCTTTCTCGGCGAACGCGGCGTGCGGCTCTCAGGCGGGCAGCGCCAGCGCATCGCCATCGCGCGCGCCATGCTCAAGAACCCACCGCTGCTGCTGCTGGACGAAGCCACCAGCGCGCTGGACGCGCAGAGCGAGCGCATGGTGCAAGCCGCGCTGGAATCGGCCATGAAGGACCGCACCACGCTGGTGATCGCGCACCGCCTGGCCACGGTGCAGCAAGCAGACCGCATCGTGGTGCTGGACCACGGCCGGCTGGTGGAGCAAGGCACTCACACCGAGCTGGTGGCGCAAGGCGGCGTGTACGCCGGCCTGGCCGCGTTGCAGTTTCAGGTCTGA
- a CDS encoding NAD-glutamate dehydrogenase, with protein sequence MNSSFQDLYFAAADPEELRSRDPALLQTMAAAHQALLGASAGGEVRVQILDLPTQPTRESGTHVLQIVHPDMPFLVDSVGMAVNRSGRTLHWIVHPLLRVTRDAAGHVAQISGAAQQGSAEGQVVSCILVECDRLASDPEGVALRKAIEDTLQDVRLAVQDWRAMLSRVQVLNASFTALDASVADEAKAFLTWLEQGHFTFLAAEDYVLQGDALVPVPGTALGLLKAPGAQVLPAQPAAAFVANPDLVLSTKAMSRSTVHRPAWMDAISVKRLDAAGKLVGESRFLGLYTSAAYAASVEQIPVVRQHVAQVMAHAGVVTGSHAHKALQAILETYPRDEMLQIDAATLEQHALGILRLQERQRVRLFVRRGAYGSLASLLVYVPRDVYTTELRVKLGALFTEAFDAASIEFTPMLTDSALARIHYVVRAKDKLPAQVDLAALEARVAQACKRWVDGVNAVLLAQSGRSASGLEALVAAFPTAYREHFDADTAASDAAVLSGLGEQQPLALKLYQRQDQVRFKTYATQKITLSDAMPVMESMGARVLDEHPYHLAAPGYWIHDWGLQFAQPLDVERLKFRFEELFQAVWRQEVESDALNRLVLSTELDARAIAVLRAYVRYFKQLGFAFSQSYIEDTLNKNPAIAQGLADLFATRFDPAKADGRAERIQTRVRALEALLADVASLEEDRVLRQFLSTIQATLRTNAYQRGRDCMSFKLSPRDIPNVPEPKPLFEIWVYSPRVEGLHLRGGKVARGGLRWSDRREDFRTEILGLVKAQMVKNTVIVPVGSKGGFVLKKAPPASEREAYLAEGVACYKTFLSGLLDVTDNLVKGAVVPPADVVRFDEDDPYLVVAADKGTATFSDIANSVSAAYGFWLGDAFASGGSVGYDHKKMGITARGAWESVKRHFRGLGVDTQTQPFSVAGIGDMSGDVFGNGMLLSTQIKLVLAFDHRHVFIDPNPDIAASYAERERLFKLPRSSWDDYDKGLISEGGGVFPRSAKSIPLSAQARAVIGTEATAMAPNELLNAILKAPVDLLYNGGIGTYVKASFESHAQVGDKAGDAFRVNGSELRCKVFGEGGNLGCTQNGRIEFAQAGGLIYTDAIDNSAGVDCSDHEVNIKILLGAVQEAGGLTLESRNDLLASMTDEVGHLVLQDNYYQTQQIELAATRPVYLLDGQQNLMRWLGQIGLLKRAIEFLPDDEELARRKREGRGLTRPENAVLMAYAKMNLFDELCASSLPDDPFYARVLKMYFPTVLGERHGDFIARHPLKREIIATFMTNTVVNRVGATFVNFLAVEASCTAAEVVSAYTLAREVFALEPIWDQIDALDNKVTTELQLSLLTQLATIAQRASRWMLRHRGQGDLPTLIAKYRPAARTLREHVEQWLPATALEQWKAASARLVQAGVDARLADDLTVLDHLYPVLDLVDVAAKAGSTLEQAARTYFAIENTLGLDHWRERIGQLPTDSLWQAQARASARDDVYSIAGQLVLSLLSSQQTLAAWQEQHAKAIARINAMHESIANLAPDLAPVSVALRELRQLG encoded by the coding sequence ATGAACTCGAGCTTTCAGGACCTGTATTTCGCCGCTGCCGACCCCGAAGAACTGCGCAGTCGCGACCCCGCCTTGCTGCAGACCATGGCCGCCGCGCACCAGGCCCTGCTGGGCGCATCGGCGGGCGGCGAGGTGCGGGTGCAGATCCTGGACCTGCCCACGCAGCCCACCCGCGAGAGCGGCACGCACGTGCTGCAGATCGTGCACCCTGACATGCCTTTTCTGGTGGACTCGGTGGGCATGGCGGTCAACCGCAGCGGGCGCACCCTGCACTGGATTGTCCACCCGCTGTTGCGCGTGACGCGCGACGCTGCGGGCCATGTGGCCCAGATCAGCGGCGCGGCGCAGCAGGGCAGCGCCGAAGGCCAGGTGGTCTCGTGCATCCTCGTCGAGTGCGACCGGCTCGCGTCCGACCCCGAGGGCGTGGCGCTGCGCAAGGCCATCGAAGACACCTTGCAGGACGTGCGCCTGGCCGTGCAGGACTGGCGCGCCATGCTCTCGCGCGTGCAGGTGCTCAACGCCAGCTTCACCGCGCTGGATGCATCGGTGGCCGATGAGGCCAAGGCCTTCCTGACCTGGCTTGAACAGGGCCACTTCACCTTCCTGGCGGCCGAAGACTACGTGCTGCAGGGCGATGCGTTGGTGCCGGTGCCCGGCACCGCTCTGGGTCTGCTCAAGGCACCCGGTGCGCAGGTGCTGCCGGCCCAGCCCGCGGCGGCCTTCGTGGCCAACCCCGACCTGGTGCTGTCCACCAAGGCCATGAGCCGCTCCACCGTGCACCGCCCGGCCTGGATGGACGCCATCAGCGTCAAGCGGCTGGACGCCGCCGGCAAGCTGGTGGGAGAAAGCCGCTTCCTGGGGCTGTACACCTCGGCGGCCTATGCCGCGTCGGTGGAGCAGATCCCGGTGGTGCGCCAGCATGTGGCGCAGGTCATGGCCCATGCCGGCGTGGTCACCGGCAGCCACGCGCACAAGGCCCTGCAGGCGATCCTGGAGACCTACCCGCGCGACGAGATGCTGCAGATCGACGCCGCCACGCTGGAACAGCACGCCCTGGGTATCCTGCGCCTGCAGGAGCGCCAGCGCGTGCGCCTGTTCGTGCGCCGTGGAGCCTATGGCAGCCTGGCATCGCTGCTGGTCTACGTACCGCGCGACGTCTACACCACCGAGCTGCGTGTGAAGCTCGGGGCCCTGTTCACCGAGGCCTTCGACGCGGCGTCGATCGAGTTCACGCCCATGCTCACCGACAGCGCGCTGGCGCGCATCCACTACGTCGTGCGTGCCAAGGACAAGCTACCCGCTCAAGTGGACCTGGCCGCACTCGAAGCCCGCGTGGCCCAGGCCTGCAAGCGCTGGGTCGACGGCGTGAACGCCGTGCTGCTGGCCCAGAGCGGCCGCAGCGCCAGCGGCCTGGAGGCCCTGGTGGCCGCATTCCCCACCGCCTACCGCGAGCACTTCGACGCCGATACCGCCGCCAGCGACGCGGCCGTGCTCAGTGGCCTGGGTGAGCAGCAGCCGCTCGCGCTCAAGCTCTACCAGCGCCAGGATCAGGTGCGTTTCAAGACCTACGCCACGCAGAAGATCACCCTGTCGGACGCCATGCCGGTGATGGAGTCCATGGGCGCGCGCGTCCTCGACGAGCACCCCTACCACCTCGCCGCGCCGGGCTACTGGATCCACGACTGGGGCCTGCAGTTTGCCCAGCCGCTGGATGTGGAGCGCCTCAAATTCCGCTTCGAGGAACTGTTCCAGGCGGTCTGGCGCCAGGAAGTGGAGAGCGACGCGCTCAACCGCCTGGTGCTCTCCACCGAGCTCGATGCCCGCGCCATTGCCGTGCTGCGCGCCTATGTGCGCTACTTCAAGCAGCTCGGTTTTGCCTTCAGCCAGAGCTACATCGAGGACACGCTCAACAAGAACCCCGCCATCGCGCAGGGCCTGGCCGATCTGTTCGCGACCCGCTTCGACCCTGCGAAGGCCGACGGTCGCGCCGAGCGCATCCAGACCCGTGTGCGCGCGCTCGAAGCCCTGCTGGCTGATGTGGCCAGCCTGGAGGAAGACCGCGTGCTGCGCCAGTTCCTCAGCACCATCCAGGCCACGCTGCGCACCAACGCCTACCAGCGTGGCAGGGACTGCATGAGCTTCAAGCTCAGTCCGCGCGACATCCCCAACGTGCCCGAGCCCAAGCCCCTGTTCGAGATCTGGGTCTATTCACCGCGCGTCGAGGGCCTGCACCTGCGTGGCGGCAAGGTCGCGCGCGGCGGCCTGCGCTGGTCGGACCGGCGCGAAGATTTCCGCACCGAGATCCTGGGCCTGGTCAAGGCGCAGATGGTGAAGAACACGGTGATCGTGCCTGTGGGCTCCAAGGGTGGATTTGTGCTCAAGAAGGCACCGCCCGCGAGCGAGCGCGAGGCCTACCTGGCCGAAGGCGTGGCCTGCTACAAGACCTTCCTCTCGGGTCTGCTGGATGTCACCGACAACCTGGTCAAAGGTGCGGTGGTGCCGCCGGCCGATGTGGTGCGCTTTGATGAGGACGACCCCTACCTGGTGGTCGCCGCCGACAAGGGCACGGCCACCTTCAGCGACATCGCCAACAGCGTGAGCGCGGCCTACGGTTTCTGGCTGGGCGACGCCTTCGCCTCCGGCGGGTCGGTCGGCTACGACCACAAGAAGATGGGCATCACCGCGCGCGGCGCCTGGGAATCGGTCAAGCGCCATTTCCGCGGCCTGGGCGTGGACACGCAGACCCAGCCCTTCAGCGTGGCCGGCATCGGCGACATGTCGGGCGACGTGTTTGGCAACGGCATGCTGCTGTCCACCCAGATCAAGCTCGTGCTGGCCTTCGACCATCGCCACGTGTTCATCGACCCCAACCCGGACATCGCCGCCAGCTACGCCGAGCGCGAGCGCCTGTTCAAGCTGCCGCGTTCGAGCTGGGACGACTACGACAAGGGTCTCATCAGCGAAGGCGGTGGCGTCTTCCCTCGCAGCGCCAAGTCGATACCGTTGAGTGCGCAGGCGCGTGCCGTCATCGGCACCGAGGCCACGGCCATGGCGCCCAACGAGCTGCTCAACGCCATCCTCAAGGCCCCGGTGGACCTGCTCTACAACGGCGGCATCGGCACCTATGTGAAGGCCAGCTTCGAGAGCCACGCCCAGGTGGGCGACAAGGCGGGCGACGCCTTCCGTGTCAACGGCAGCGAACTGCGCTGCAAGGTGTTCGGCGAAGGTGGCAACCTCGGTTGCACGCAGAACGGCCGCATCGAGTTCGCGCAGGCCGGTGGCCTGATCTACACCGACGCCATCGACAACTCCGCCGGTGTGGACTGCTCCGACCACGAGGTCAACATCAAGATCCTGCTGGGCGCCGTGCAGGAAGCCGGTGGCCTCACGCTGGAGAGCCGCAACGACCTGCTGGCCAGCATGACCGACGAGGTGGGCCACCTCGTGCTGCAGGACAACTACTACCAGACGCAGCAGATCGAGCTGGCCGCCACCCGGCCTGTGTACCTGCTCGACGGCCAGCAGAACCTGATGCGCTGGCTCGGCCAGATCGGCCTGCTCAAGCGCGCCATCGAGTTCCTGCCCGACGACGAGGAACTGGCCAGGCGCAAGCGAGAAGGCCGTGGCCTGACCCGCCCGGAGAACGCCGTGCTCATGGCCTACGCCAAGATGAACCTGTTCGACGAGCTGTGCGCCAGCAGCCTGCCCGACGACCCGTTCTACGCGCGCGTGCTCAAGATGTATTTCCCCACGGTGCTGGGCGAACGCCATGGCGACTTCATCGCACGGCACCCGCTCAAGCGCGAGATCATCGCCACCTTCATGACCAACACGGTCGTGAACCGCGTCGGCGCGACCTTTGTCAACTTCCTGGCTGTGGAGGCTTCGTGCACGGCGGCCGAGGTGGTCAGCGCCTATACGCTGGCGCGCGAGGTGTTTGCGCTGGAGCCGATCTGGGACCAGATCGACGCCCTGGACAACAAGGTCACGACCGAGCTGCAGCTGAGCCTGCTCACCCAGCTCGCCACCATCGCGCAGCGCGCCAGCCGCTGGATGCTGCGCCACCGTGGACAGGGCGACCTGCCCACGCTGATCGCCAAGTACCGCCCGGCGGCCCGCACGCTGCGTGAACACGTCGAGCAGTGGCTGCCCGCCACCGCGCTGGAGCAGTGGAAAGCGGCCAGCGCCCGACTGGTGCAGGCTGGTGTGGATGCCCGTCTGGCCGACGATCTCACGGTGCTCGACCACTTGTACCCGGTGCTGGATCTGGTGGATGTGGCGGCCAAGGCCGGCAGCACGCTGGAGCAGGCGGCGCGCACCTACTTCGCGATCGAAAACACGCTGGGCCTGGACCACTGGCGTGAGCGCATCGGCCAGCTGCCGACCGACTCGCTGTGGCAAGCCCAGGCCCGTGCCAGCGCGCGCGACGACGTGTATTCCATCGCGGGCCAGTTGGTGCTGTCGCTGCTGAGCAGCCAGCAAACACTGGCGGCCTGGCAGGAGCAGCACGCCAAAGCGATTGCGCGCATCAACGCAATGCACGAGAGCATTGCGAACCTGGCGCCGGATCTGGCCCCAGTCTCCGTCGCCCTTAGAGAGTTGCGCCAGCTGGGGTGA
- a CDS encoding YjgN family protein, whose protein sequence is MAQHSEFEATEFLSDSRAPRSDPTQTLDIRFTGSGSEYFRIWIVNLLLTLVTLTLYWPFARARRLAYFQNNTLVGKDPLGFHGDPWKMFRGYLLMLLFGVSYGAVSNFAPAFAWVPVLVLAVLWPALWRASLQFRLRNTSWRGVRMSFEGGLQGAYGCMLPFFAPVLAFGLVIALVAPGLQASKDGAAGAMLATAMGLVVLAMAALSPWLMARIKQYQHGGYAFAQERARLKAGAGAFYGFSFRVAGVSLLCAAVLAAVGAVVAVTLGSSGGAAMIALPLVLALGYLVFPLVLMPYTTARLQNLLWSYTRSRRIHFTSRLKFAPLMKLTARNWLFIALTLGLYWPFAKVHTARMRLEAMAITVQGDVNAWLAQAQGGDKGILGDAAGDFFGIDMGL, encoded by the coding sequence ATGGCACAACACAGCGAATTCGAGGCGACGGAGTTCTTGTCCGACAGCCGAGCTCCCAGAAGTGATCCGACGCAGACGCTCGACATCCGCTTCACGGGCTCGGGCAGCGAGTACTTCCGCATCTGGATCGTCAACCTGCTGCTGACCCTGGTCACCCTCACGCTGTATTGGCCCTTTGCCCGTGCCCGGCGCCTGGCCTACTTCCAGAACAACACGCTGGTGGGCAAGGACCCGCTGGGTTTTCATGGCGACCCCTGGAAGATGTTTCGCGGCTACCTGCTCATGCTGCTGTTCGGCGTGTCGTACGGGGCGGTGTCGAACTTTGCGCCGGCGTTCGCCTGGGTGCCAGTGCTGGTGCTGGCGGTGCTGTGGCCCGCGCTGTGGCGCGCCTCGCTGCAGTTCCGGTTGCGAAACACCAGCTGGCGCGGCGTGCGCATGTCGTTTGAAGGTGGCCTCCAGGGCGCCTATGGGTGCATGCTGCCCTTTTTCGCGCCGGTGCTGGCCTTCGGGCTGGTCATCGCACTGGTCGCGCCCGGCTTGCAGGCATCGAAGGACGGAGCGGCTGGCGCCATGCTCGCCACAGCGATGGGCCTGGTCGTGCTGGCCATGGCCGCGCTGTCGCCCTGGTTGATGGCGCGCATCAAGCAGTACCAGCATGGCGGCTACGCCTTCGCACAGGAGCGCGCGCGACTCAAAGCCGGCGCCGGTGCTTTCTACGGGTTCTCGTTTCGGGTGGCTGGTGTGTCCTTGCTGTGCGCGGCGGTGCTCGCCGCTGTGGGTGCCGTCGTGGCGGTGACGCTGGGCAGCTCGGGCGGCGCGGCCATGATCGCGCTGCCCTTGGTGCTGGCCCTGGGCTATCTTGTGTTCCCCTTGGTGCTCATGCCCTACACCACGGCACGTCTGCAGAACCTTTTGTGGAGCTACACCCGCAGTCGGCGCATTCACTTCACGAGTCGGTTGAAGTTCGCACCCTTGATGAAACTCACCGCCCGCAACTGGCTGTTCATCGCACTCACGCTGGGACTTTACTGGCCGTTCGCGAAAGTGCACACCGCACGCATGCGGCTGGAGGCCATGGCGATCACGGTGCAGGGCGATGTGAACGCCTGGCTCGCGCAGGCGCAAGGCGGTGACAAAGGCATTCTGGGTGACGCGGCGGGCGACTTCTTCGGCATCGATATGGGCCTGTGA